Proteins from a genomic interval of Cygnus olor isolate bCygOlo1 chromosome 9, bCygOlo1.pri.v2, whole genome shotgun sequence:
- the COMMD2 gene encoding COMM domain-containing protein 2 — protein MLLVLSEEQKGHLGCLPRVGGAAVGELGRLAVELLRRGAAPRACETAARKLNTGVDTIQHGVEGLMYLLTESSKLMISEIDFQDSICVLGFSEELNKLLLQLYLDNRKEIRSILSELAPKLPSYHSLEWRLDVQLASRSLRQQIKPAVTMKLHLNQNEDQTAQVLQTDPSTLVHLIQQLEQALGEMKTNHCRRIARNMK, from the exons atgctgctggtgctgtcGGAGGAGCAGAAGGGGCACCTGGGCTGCCTGCCCCGGGTGGGCGGCGCAG CCGTCGGCGAGCTGGGGCGCCTGGCAGTGGAGCTGctgcggcggggcgcggcgcccAGGGCCTGTGAGACGGCCGCCA GAAAACTTAACACTGGTGTTGACACCATACAGCATGGAGTAGAAGGACTAATGTATCTTCTTACTGAAAGCTCCAAGCTTATG ATTTCTGAGATAGATTTCCAAGATTCCATTTGTGTCCTGGGATTCTCAGAAGAATTGAACAAATTATTGCTCCAGCTTTACCTTGATAATAGAAAAGAGATCAGAAGCATTCTTAGTGAGCTGGCACCAAAGCTTCCCAGTTATCATAGTCTTGAATGGAGACTAGATGTGCAG CTTGCAAGCAGAAGTTTGAGACAACAAATTAAGCCTGCTGTGACTATGAAGCTACATCTTAATCAGAATGAAGATCAAACTGCACAAGTGTTACAAACTGACCCTTCTACCCTCGTCCACCTAATTCAGCAATTGGAACAAGCTTTGGGGGAAATGAAGACAAACCATTGTAGGAGAATAGCACGAAACATGAAATAG